In a genomic window of Croceibacterium sp. TMG7-5b_MA50:
- a CDS encoding glycosyl hydrolase 115 family protein, with protein MRWLVLPAALAMAAPAGAAEMVLFDGGAAPVIVHADDPAMRLAAELLARDLTALTGAAPAIATDLARCTVTCIVVGRHDAALLAPFAADTADLAGGWEQYRRAAITDSAGRRILLLAGSDTRGAVWGVIDLTRELGVSAWEWWADVTPRRTSRLAVDAGPVRSAEPSVRYRGVFLNDEDWGLQPWAARTHEPEVGDIGPKTYSRIFELLWRLKANTIWPAMHDSTRPFWQVPGNADAARDHAIVLGTSHAEPMHRNNVREWEEAERGPFNWFTNRDALLRYWQERAVEAQGLETITSIGLRGKHDSGMEGASTPEQARDATAAVIAAQRDLLAGVQQRPAGEVPQALTLYKEVLDTYNAGLEVPEDVTLVWPDDNYGYLHQLPDVDERRRGGGHGIYYHLSYWGRPHDYLWLASTHPALVREQLQRAWETGARRIWIANVGDIKPGEYLTQYFLDLAFDADGLAQTPAEHLRGWATRQFGAEVGAEVAAIMSDWYDLAWERRPEFMGWGQTEPTRPNQPSAYVRTGGPEAERRLDAYAALVARAEALGATLPADRQDAFFQLVLYPVRGAASLNERILKLDLASVHAGAQRAPVPLTDPGGVASRHAGVPRADMNALARQARAAQDRIAEDTAAYNALGNGKWAGMMDAAPRRLPVFQVPAWPGYTLPQGTACGLEMTDLAFVDGRPATRAFTLYTGGGAADWTLSTPAGLAASTTGGRLDEGNGYRARITLAYDGSDAVTGGTITCGDRQMPLSPTLLPAEPAPAINGIISLPAASVRSPDWEPVPGLGSHGTALRSRLDLAGRARASLTYRFATQAEQDAELRIVALPAHMLTGRDRVRIAVSIDGGAAAMLDFATHGRSEEWKANVLSNTAVRAIPLPRLPAGEHRVEIIAQDPGVLLDRVEVRGDGAIDEYGAGPTA; from the coding sequence ATGCGATGGCTGGTGCTGCCGGCTGCCCTGGCCATGGCCGCACCGGCGGGCGCGGCGGAGATGGTGCTGTTCGATGGCGGCGCAGCGCCGGTCATCGTCCATGCGGACGATCCCGCCATGCGCCTCGCCGCCGAACTGCTGGCACGCGATCTGACGGCCCTGACCGGGGCGGCTCCCGCCATCGCCACCGATCTTGCCCGCTGCACCGTCACCTGCATCGTGGTCGGCCGGCACGATGCCGCATTGCTGGCGCCGTTCGCCGCCGACACCGCCGATCTTGCCGGCGGGTGGGAGCAATATCGCCGCGCCGCCATCACCGACAGTGCCGGTCGACGGATCCTGCTGCTGGCCGGATCGGACACACGCGGCGCGGTGTGGGGCGTGATCGACCTGACGCGCGAACTGGGCGTGTCCGCGTGGGAATGGTGGGCCGACGTGACGCCGCGTCGCACCAGCCGGCTGGCGGTGGATGCAGGACCCGTCCGCTCCGCCGAACCATCGGTGCGCTATCGCGGCGTGTTCCTGAATGACGAGGATTGGGGCCTGCAACCATGGGCCGCGAGGACGCACGAGCCGGAGGTGGGGGACATCGGCCCCAAGACCTACAGCCGCATCTTCGAATTGCTGTGGCGGCTGAAGGCGAACACCATCTGGCCGGCGATGCACGACAGTACCCGGCCGTTCTGGCAGGTGCCCGGCAATGCCGACGCGGCGCGCGACCATGCCATCGTGCTCGGCACCTCCCACGCCGAACCCATGCACCGCAACAATGTGCGGGAATGGGAGGAGGCGGAGCGTGGACCGTTCAACTGGTTCACCAACCGCGACGCGCTGCTCCGCTACTGGCAGGAACGCGCGGTCGAGGCGCAAGGGCTGGAGACGATCACCAGCATCGGCCTGCGCGGCAAGCACGACAGCGGGATGGAGGGGGCGAGTACCCCCGAACAGGCGCGCGACGCCACCGCGGCGGTGATCGCCGCGCAGCGCGACCTGCTGGCCGGGGTGCAGCAGCGCCCGGCGGGCGAGGTGCCGCAGGCGCTGACCCTCTACAAGGAGGTGCTCGACACCTACAATGCCGGGCTGGAGGTGCCGGAGGATGTCACGCTGGTGTGGCCGGACGACAATTACGGCTACCTCCACCAACTGCCCGACGTCGACGAGCGGCGGCGGGGCGGCGGTCACGGCATCTACTACCACCTGTCATACTGGGGCCGACCGCACGATTACCTGTGGCTGGCGAGCACGCACCCGGCGCTGGTGCGCGAACAATTGCAGCGGGCGTGGGAAACGGGCGCGCGACGCATCTGGATCGCCAATGTCGGCGACATCAAGCCGGGCGAGTACCTGACGCAGTATTTCCTCGACCTCGCCTTCGACGCGGACGGTCTCGCCCAAACCCCGGCGGAGCACCTGCGCGGCTGGGCGACCCGCCAGTTCGGCGCGGAGGTCGGGGCAGAGGTCGCGGCGATCATGAGCGACTGGTACGACCTTGCCTGGGAACGTCGGCCCGAATTCATGGGCTGGGGCCAGACGGAACCGACCCGGCCCAACCAGCCCAGTGCCTATGTCCGCACCGGCGGGCCTGAGGCGGAGCGGCGGCTGGATGCCTACGCCGCGCTGGTCGCACGGGCGGAGGCACTGGGCGCCACGCTGCCGGCGGATCGGCAGGACGCCTTCTTCCAGCTGGTGCTCTACCCCGTGCGCGGGGCGGCGAGCCTCAACGAACGAATCCTGAAGCTGGACCTTGCGTCGGTCCATGCGGGCGCGCAGCGGGCGCCGGTGCCGCTGACCGACCCCGGCGGCGTCGCCAGCCGCCATGCCGGCGTGCCCCGCGCGGACATGAATGCGCTGGCGCGGCAGGCCCGCGCGGCGCAGGACCGCATCGCGGAGGATACCGCCGCCTACAATGCGCTGGGCAATGGCAAGTGGGCCGGCATGATGGACGCCGCCCCGCGCCGCCTACCGGTGTTCCAGGTACCCGCCTGGCCTGGCTACACACTGCCGCAGGGCACGGCTTGCGGGCTGGAGATGACCGACCTCGCCTTCGTTGACGGACGGCCGGCAACTCGCGCGTTCACGCTGTATACCGGCGGCGGCGCGGCGGACTGGACGCTGTCCACGCCTGCCGGCCTTGCCGCCTCCACCACCGGCGGCCGACTTGACGAGGGTAATGGCTACCGGGCGCGGATCACGCTCGCCTACGATGGCAGCGATGCCGTGACCGGCGGCACGATCACCTGCGGCGACCGGCAGATGCCGCTGAGCCCGACCCTGCTGCCCGCGGAGCCCGCGCCGGCCATCAACGGCATCATCAGCCTGCCCGCCGCGAGCGTGCGCAGCCCGGATTGGGAGCCGGTCCCCGGCCTCGGCAGCCATGGAACCGCGCTGCGCAGCCGGCTCGACCTCGCCGGCCGGGCCCGCGCCTCGCTTACCTACCGCTTCGCCACGCAGGCGGAGCAGGATGCGGAACTGCGGATCGTGGCCCTTCCCGCCCACATGCTGACCGGGCGCGACCGGGTGCGCATCGCCGTCTCGATCGATGGCGGGGCGGCCGCGATGCTGGACTTCGCCACTCATGGCCGCAGCGAGGAATGGAAGGCCAACGTCCTGTCCAACACCGCCGTGCGCGCCATCCCCCTGCCCCGCCTGCCCGCCGGCGAGCACCGGGTGGAGATCATCGCGCAGGACCCCGGCGTGCTGCTGGACCGGGTGGAAGTGCGCGGCGACGGGGCGATCGACGAGTATGGGGCAGGTCCGACGGCATGA
- a CDS encoding SDR family oxidoreductase, producing the protein MTAVRTILVTGAESGIGAACAAAFGTLADRVAVLYHTDLDAAERTADLVRRAGGQAMTVQAHIDDEGSVGAAFDAVETAWGPVDVLVNSAGLNMSGVPVRTMTLDQWQRLIATDLTGAFLVSRRFLVGRGEQVGDAAIIHISSIHAYAVRSGGADYCAAKGGLSNLVETLAIEEAARGIRVNAIEPGMILTPMNARAQADEAYRRTLEGNIPLGRAGEPEEVAALAVFLASAQARYITGARIPIDGGLSLMQALGA; encoded by the coding sequence GTGACGGCCGTGCGGACCATTCTTGTAACCGGGGCGGAGTCCGGCATCGGTGCCGCCTGCGCCGCCGCCTTCGGCACATTGGCGGACCGGGTGGCGGTCCTGTATCACACCGACCTCGATGCTGCCGAGCGCACGGCCGATCTGGTGCGGCGAGCGGGCGGCCAGGCGATGACGGTTCAGGCCCATATCGACGATGAAGGCTCGGTCGGCGCCGCGTTCGATGCCGTGGAGACGGCTTGGGGCCCGGTCGACGTGCTGGTGAACTCCGCCGGCCTCAACATGAGCGGCGTACCCGTACGGACCATGACGCTGGATCAATGGCAACGCCTGATCGCCACCGACCTGACCGGCGCCTTCCTGGTCTCGCGCCGCTTCCTGGTCGGCCGGGGGGAGCAGGTGGGCGATGCGGCGATCATCCACATCTCGTCCATCCATGCCTATGCGGTGCGATCGGGCGGAGCGGATTATTGCGCAGCCAAAGGCGGGCTGTCGAACCTGGTCGAGACGCTGGCGATCGAGGAGGCGGCGCGCGGCATCCGCGTGAACGCGATTGAGCCCGGCATGATCCTGACCCCGATGAATGCGCGGGCGCAGGCGGACGAGGCTTACAGGCGAACGCTGGAAGGGAACATACCGCTGGGCCGGGCCGGCGAACCCGAGGAGGTGGCGGCCCTGGCGGTGTTCCTCGCCTCCGCCCAGGCACGCTACATCACCGGGGCGCGCATCCCGATCGATGGCGGGCTGTCGCTGATGCAGGCACTCGGCGCATGA
- a CDS encoding aspartyl protease family protein, translated as MRVLALTAGLVLGLGIPALAQEPIIATPAPAPAAELMELGYDRHSRPTLPVMIGDAGPYSFLIDTGAQATVLSRELADALALFDRRPATLIGMASRVTTHTVALTGLGIGQRRTDVPRAVLVDGQNIGGTDGVLGLDALQGQRVLFDFVRRTMSIAAAGEARSNRGYEIVVRARARAGQLIITDATVEGVRTAIVIDTGAQLSVGNAALARRLRAQQVEQTELSDINGTLAYGHLHVAERAEVGRLAMSKVPIVFAQSPAFQALDLEDRPAMFLGMRELRLLRRVAIDFRSRRILFDVPTSDREIAEAWARLLEP; from the coding sequence ATGCGCGTTCTTGCGCTCACCGCCGGGCTCGTGCTCGGCCTCGGCATTCCTGCCCTCGCGCAGGAGCCGATCATCGCCACGCCTGCGCCGGCGCCTGCGGCCGAGTTGATGGAGCTTGGCTACGACCGCCACAGCCGTCCGACCCTGCCCGTGATGATCGGCGATGCCGGCCCGTACAGCTTCCTGATCGATACCGGGGCGCAGGCGACCGTCCTGTCGCGCGAACTGGCCGATGCGCTGGCGCTGTTCGACCGGCGGCCGGCCACCCTGATCGGCATGGCCAGCCGGGTCACCACACACACGGTTGCGCTTACCGGACTGGGCATCGGCCAGCGGCGAACCGACGTGCCGCGCGCGGTGCTGGTGGACGGGCAGAACATCGGCGGCACCGACGGAGTGCTTGGCCTGGACGCGCTGCAGGGCCAGCGCGTGCTGTTCGACTTCGTCCGCCGGACCATGAGCATCGCGGCCGCCGGCGAAGCGAGGAGCAATCGCGGTTACGAGATTGTCGTGCGCGCCCGTGCACGGGCCGGCCAGCTCATCATCACCGATGCCACGGTGGAAGGGGTCCGCACCGCGATCGTGATCGATACCGGCGCGCAGCTGAGCGTCGGCAATGCGGCGCTGGCCCGCCGGCTACGCGCGCAGCAAGTGGAGCAGACCGAGCTCAGCGACATCAACGGGACGCTTGCCTACGGACATCTGCACGTTGCGGAGCGGGCGGAGGTCGGCCGGCTGGCCATGTCGAAGGTGCCGATCGTGTTCGCCCAGTCGCCCGCCTTCCAGGCGCTCGACCTGGAGGATCGGCCCGCGATGTTCCTCGGCATGCGGGAATTGCGGCTGCTCCGCCGGGTTGCGATCGACTTCAGGAGCAGGCGCATCCTGTTCGACGTGCCGACCTCCGACCGCGAGATCGCCGAGGCGTGGGCGCGGCTGCTGGAACCCTGA
- a CDS encoding TonB-dependent receptor, with product MGDIFSSSRAAAHLTVSAAALAIALTGAPAWAQVTTAPPATTTPDPGQSVQEQEEEAANAARNPEEPAEQATDSGEIVVTGYAASLRKALNEKRASNSLIDVITAEDVGKFPDTNLAESLQRLPGITIERDSTGEGRTITVRGLGGDFVRTRLNGMETIASAGSQEGQSNINRTRGFDYNVFASDLFSKLTVRKSAEASVEEGSLGSTVDLNTGRPLDYDKLTLVVSVQDTYFENDERHNPRIAGMFSDTFFDGTLGFLISGAYQERDSQISVYDRNPGQFEFNYRGSDLAGPVRNGTGSSVRPTCSTTVNTVNATTNTSPLNCYYGFALGDRGPLTPAPSGVGQVANGIDANSLMFGSNPAAFSLLDANPTAIVPALVGLQQRRTQYERLGLTSTLQWEPTDRTRFTVDGLYAKFNQDNESRILSPFGLNRHGDQARASIGLTNTTTGLRPYVAGQSPSNYFVDRRAAYANVCNTTATLNCAGSLGDPTVGVLPTAQVWNGSSYISVPGVLGTTTFSTNPYNLDTYDYYNNPLSVGYNAARAAVDRRGIQFYDQLVGKEHVAVRDVNLNDANQADYIALDRVDWMTNNAYAENRSKFYQIDAIVDHEWSDNLTSQFLYGRSQSELSIDGGRTDVYGLDKNGYIFDEREGGDMPTFIPGFDVTNPLEYTGGELAKGYAGISRYFRYNKNRYQTARGDFLWSLAPEFELAFGLSWKKFNYEQREAGRSLAVIPTIAELNKYGRDKNLPQYANLTLGQMGSIVNWGAGLDVPEGTPTSWWSPDRQTFADVFGYECDCVNEFGDWRLNSDNGGTLFVQERDLAAYLQANYDVNVFGRPLRGNVGLRVAKTLLDSRSVSTTGVLAGQETTADNDYVDWLPSINLNYEPTDTLVLRFAAAKTMARPQLGNLAPGITSFSLGATPDSTGSIPRVTVGNPQLQPFRSTNYDAAVEWYFARDALISVAAFYKDLGSFPRSQTFQEKLDEFLSPEQYALIVAAAQLPAQQAYLNGENLWQVTSVNDSPGGFVKGIEVTYQQRLTFLPGFLSGFGLQGNFTHIKSELSFLTQTGVLAKAPWPFASPYTFNGTVFYERGPFEARVTYSWRDRFASSFPQSSGTCVPGLTTNNGGVCNAPFNDFAGTEAATYVDFKTSYAFGDHIKADLGIQNIFGETDRLWVYEPSVVRGYNAGAGTIYTFGLRFTL from the coding sequence ATGGGCGACATCTTTAGTAGCAGCCGTGCGGCTGCGCATCTGACAGTATCCGCCGCCGCATTGGCGATCGCGCTGACCGGCGCACCGGCCTGGGCGCAGGTCACCACGGCGCCGCCGGCGACGACCACGCCCGATCCGGGCCAGAGTGTGCAGGAGCAGGAGGAAGAGGCCGCCAACGCCGCCCGCAACCCGGAGGAGCCGGCCGAGCAGGCCACCGACAGCGGTGAGATCGTCGTCACCGGCTACGCCGCATCGCTGCGCAAGGCGCTGAACGAGAAGCGCGCGTCCAACTCGCTGATCGACGTGATCACGGCGGAGGATGTCGGCAAGTTCCCCGATACAAACCTTGCCGAATCGCTCCAGCGCCTGCCCGGCATCACGATCGAGCGTGACAGCACCGGCGAGGGCCGCACCATCACCGTGCGCGGCCTGGGCGGTGACTTCGTCCGCACCCGGCTGAACGGCATGGAGACGATCGCCAGCGCCGGTTCGCAGGAGGGTCAGAGCAACATCAACCGCACGCGCGGCTTCGACTACAACGTGTTCGCGTCCGACCTGTTCAGCAAGCTGACCGTGCGCAAGTCGGCCGAAGCATCGGTGGAGGAAGGGTCGCTCGGCTCCACAGTCGATCTCAACACCGGCCGGCCGCTTGATTACGACAAGCTCACCCTGGTGGTGTCCGTCCAGGACACCTATTTCGAGAATGACGAGCGCCACAATCCGCGCATCGCCGGCATGTTCTCCGATACCTTCTTCGACGGTACGCTGGGTTTCCTGATCTCGGGCGCCTATCAGGAGCGCGACAGCCAGATCAGCGTGTACGACCGCAATCCCGGCCAGTTCGAATTCAACTATCGCGGATCGGACCTGGCAGGGCCGGTGCGCAACGGTACGGGCAGTTCGGTCCGGCCGACCTGTTCGACAACCGTCAACACGGTCAACGCGACCACCAACACCTCGCCACTGAACTGCTACTACGGCTTCGCGCTGGGCGACCGTGGCCCGTTGACCCCGGCGCCGTCGGGCGTCGGCCAGGTGGCGAACGGCATTGATGCCAATTCGCTGATGTTCGGATCGAACCCGGCGGCCTTCTCGCTGCTGGATGCCAATCCCACCGCCATCGTGCCGGCGCTGGTCGGTCTGCAGCAGCGCCGGACCCAGTACGAACGCCTGGGCCTGACCAGCACGCTGCAATGGGAGCCGACGGACCGCACGCGCTTCACGGTCGACGGACTGTACGCCAAGTTCAACCAGGACAATGAATCACGCATCCTGAGCCCGTTCGGCCTCAACCGCCACGGCGACCAGGCGCGCGCATCCATCGGGTTGACCAATACCACCACGGGGCTGCGTCCGTATGTCGCGGGCCAGTCGCCCTCCAACTATTTCGTCGATCGCCGCGCGGCCTACGCCAATGTCTGCAACACCACCGCGACGTTGAACTGCGCCGGCTCCCTCGGCGATCCGACGGTGGGCGTGCTGCCGACCGCGCAGGTGTGGAACGGCAGCAGCTACATCTCGGTGCCCGGCGTGCTTGGCACCACGACGTTCTCGACCAACCCGTACAACCTCGACACCTACGACTATTACAACAACCCGTTGTCGGTCGGGTACAATGCGGCGCGGGCCGCGGTCGACCGGCGCGGCATCCAGTTCTACGACCAGCTCGTCGGCAAGGAACATGTCGCGGTGCGGGACGTGAACCTGAACGATGCGAACCAGGCCGATTACATTGCGCTCGACCGCGTCGACTGGATGACGAACAATGCCTACGCCGAAAACCGGTCCAAGTTCTACCAGATCGATGCCATCGTCGATCACGAATGGTCGGACAACCTGACGTCGCAGTTCCTGTATGGCCGGTCGCAGTCCGAACTGAGCATCGATGGCGGCCGCACCGATGTCTACGGCTTGGACAAGAACGGCTACATCTTCGACGAGCGGGAGGGCGGCGACATGCCGACCTTCATCCCCGGCTTCGACGTCACCAACCCGCTGGAATATACCGGCGGCGAGCTGGCCAAGGGCTATGCCGGCATCTCCCGCTATTTCCGCTACAACAAGAACCGGTACCAGACGGCACGCGGCGATTTCCTGTGGTCGCTGGCGCCCGAATTCGAGCTGGCGTTCGGCCTCAGCTGGAAGAAGTTCAACTACGAACAGCGGGAGGCGGGCCGCAGCCTGGCGGTCATCCCGACCATCGCGGAGCTGAACAAGTACGGCCGCGACAAGAACCTGCCGCAATATGCCAACCTGACGCTCGGCCAGATGGGCAGCATCGTCAACTGGGGCGCGGGCCTCGACGTGCCGGAGGGTACGCCGACATCCTGGTGGAGCCCGGACCGGCAGACCTTCGCCGACGTGTTCGGTTACGAATGCGACTGCGTGAACGAATTCGGCGACTGGCGCCTCAACAGCGACAATGGCGGCACCCTGTTTGTGCAGGAGCGCGATTTGGCAGCGTACCTGCAGGCCAATTACGACGTCAACGTGTTCGGCCGTCCGCTGCGCGGCAATGTCGGCCTGCGCGTCGCCAAGACGCTGCTCGACAGCCGCTCCGTCAGCACGACCGGCGTGCTCGCCGGGCAGGAGACCACCGCCGACAACGACTATGTCGACTGGCTGCCGTCGATCAACCTCAACTACGAACCCACGGACACGCTGGTCCTGCGCTTTGCCGCGGCGAAGACGATGGCGCGCCCGCAGCTCGGCAACCTGGCACCTGGCATTACGTCGTTCTCGCTGGGCGCGACGCCGGACAGCACCGGCAGCATCCCCCGAGTGACCGTCGGCAACCCGCAATTGCAGCCGTTCCGCTCCACCAATTACGACGCGGCGGTGGAATGGTACTTCGCACGCGACGCGCTGATCTCGGTCGCGGCGTTCTACAAGGATCTCGGCTCCTTCCCGCGCAGCCAGACCTTCCAGGAGAAGCTCGACGAGTTCCTGTCACCGGAGCAATATGCGCTGATCGTTGCGGCGGCCCAGCTGCCCGCGCAGCAGGCGTACCTGAATGGCGAGAACCTGTGGCAGGTGACGTCGGTGAACGACAGCCCCGGTGGCTTCGTGAAGGGCATCGAAGTCACCTACCAGCAGCGGCTCACCTTCCTGCCGGGCTTCCTCAGCGGCTTCGGCCTGCAGGGCAACTTCACGCACATCAAGTCAGAGCTGAGCTTCCTGACGCAGACGGGCGTGCTGGCGAAGGCGCCCTGGCCGTTCGCCTCCCCCTACACCTTCAACGGTACCGTGTTCTACGAACGCGGCCCGTTCGAGGCGCGCGTGACCTATAGCTGGCGTGACCGGTTCGCATCGTCCTTCCCGCAATCGTCGGGAACCTGCGTACCGGGGCTGACGACGAACAATGGCGGCGTATGCAACGCACCGTTCAACGACTTCGCCGGGACGGAGGCCGCCACCTACGTCGACTTCAAGACGTCCTATGCCTTTGGCGACCACATCAAGGCCGACCTTGGCATCCAGAACATCTTCGGGGAGACCGACCGGTTGTGGGTGTACGAGCCCAGCGTGGTACGCGGGTACAATGCAGGCGCGGGGACGATCTACACCTTCGGCCTGCGCTTCACGCTCTGA
- a CDS encoding glycosidase has product MNGQENKGSIDDPHRRDSVQPAEIALDFNVKRIETVTIDGPPELMRRDLMSPYVWREDDGRWGMMVRATVRPGEVLTDTGQIWAGWSDDGVRFAMLDSPSIVPGPDDHDAGGVEDPTVVRQADGYVVYYSGVLADHARGELSYAMGPSLDRLRKSGVALASSKSESNTKEATVDRSADGRWRMFYEYAADAASRIGLAIGSGIAGPWVEQPTPFMPRHDSWDDWHLSPGPLLTDDPAMPVMFYNGATRDARWRIGWIAFDANYERIVARGIEPMLTPPPVDDRSATDIAFAASVVVEQGAIWLYYSLEDRRLARALIRRS; this is encoded by the coding sequence ATGAACGGGCAGGAGAATAAGGGCAGCATCGACGATCCGCACCGGCGCGATAGCGTCCAGCCGGCCGAGATCGCGCTCGACTTCAACGTGAAGCGTATTGAGACGGTCACCATCGACGGCCCGCCCGAACTGATGCGCCGCGACCTGATGAGCCCCTATGTCTGGCGGGAGGATGACGGGCGCTGGGGCATGATGGTCCGCGCGACGGTCCGGCCGGGAGAGGTGCTGACGGACACCGGGCAGATCTGGGCCGGGTGGAGCGATGACGGCGTACGCTTCGCCATGCTCGACTCTCCCTCCATCGTGCCGGGTCCGGACGACCATGACGCTGGCGGGGTCGAGGACCCGACCGTGGTACGGCAGGCCGACGGCTATGTGGTCTATTATTCGGGCGTGCTGGCGGATCATGCCCGCGGGGAACTGTCCTATGCAATGGGTCCGTCGCTCGACCGCTTGCGCAAGAGCGGCGTGGCGCTCGCATCCTCCAAGTCGGAGAGCAACACCAAGGAGGCGACGGTCGATCGCTCCGCCGACGGGCGCTGGCGGATGTTTTACGAATATGCCGCCGATGCCGCGTCGCGCATCGGGCTGGCGATCGGGTCGGGCATCGCGGGACCATGGGTGGAGCAGCCCACGCCGTTCATGCCGCGCCACGACAGCTGGGACGACTGGCACCTGTCACCCGGACCGCTGCTGACCGACGATCCCGCCATGCCCGTGATGTTCTACAATGGCGCTACGCGCGACGCGCGCTGGCGGATCGGCTGGATCGCCTTTGACGCGAACTACGAACGCATCGTTGCCCGGGGGATCGAGCCAATGCTGACACCGCCGCCGGTGGACGATCGCAGCGCGACCGACATCGCCTTCGCCGCGTCGGTCGTCGTCGAGCAGGGGGCGATCTGGCTCTATTACTCGCTGGAGGACCGCCGCCTTGCCCGGGCGCTGATCCGGCGCAGCTAG
- a CDS encoding glycosyltransferase, translating into MWTGSSGADKFVDVIALPADPDTAVTVSKRTLAIFIAGDLPVGQVWLAPGASTGLPSDIVDRVARRGASRPQPLRRPTTSLVVCTRDRPEELRRCLASLAGQSMPADEIIVVDNASKGPQTRRVAESAGVTYVREDRPGLDFARNSGVLASTGEIILYADDDTEIHPRWIENVVAAFDRPDVAAVTGLVLPATLITEAQWLFERDWSFGRGYDRIDYDRDFYRSTRRRGCPAWTVGAGANMAFRRSVFDQIGLFDERLDVGQAGCSGDSEYWYRILAAGLTCRYEPTAVVWHHHRLTIDGLKSQIFHYLRGHTAALMVQYERTGDIGNLYRAFFAMPRYYLGGYVKRLLRGVTPNTRFLGQQVSGAISGLVFYARTPRSARGEGRPPQEVMSGAARTARRAA; encoded by the coding sequence ATGTGGACAGGCTCATCTGGCGCCGACAAGTTCGTGGACGTGATCGCTCTGCCGGCCGATCCCGATACCGCCGTCACTGTGTCAAAGCGCACCTTGGCCATCTTCATTGCGGGTGACCTTCCGGTCGGGCAGGTCTGGCTTGCGCCCGGTGCAAGCACGGGGCTGCCCAGTGACATCGTCGACCGGGTGGCACGGCGCGGGGCGTCACGCCCGCAGCCGTTGCGACGCCCGACGACCAGCCTTGTCGTATGCACGCGGGACCGGCCGGAGGAACTGCGCCGTTGCCTGGCAAGCCTTGCCGGGCAGAGCATGCCGGCAGACGAGATCATCGTGGTCGACAATGCCTCCAAGGGGCCGCAGACGCGGCGTGTCGCGGAAAGTGCCGGTGTCACCTACGTGCGGGAGGATCGGCCGGGCCTCGATTTCGCGCGCAACAGCGGTGTTCTCGCCTCCACGGGAGAGATCATCCTGTATGCCGATGACGACACCGAGATCCACCCGCGGTGGATCGAGAACGTGGTCGCCGCATTCGATCGCCCGGATGTGGCGGCCGTCACCGGGCTGGTGCTACCCGCCACCCTGATCACCGAAGCGCAGTGGCTGTTCGAACGCGACTGGAGTTTCGGCCGGGGATACGACCGGATCGATTACGATCGTGACTTCTACCGGTCCACCCGCAGGCGCGGTTGTCCCGCCTGGACCGTCGGCGCCGGGGCGAACATGGCCTTCCGCCGCAGCGTGTTCGACCAGATCGGCCTGTTCGACGAACGGCTGGATGTCGGGCAGGCGGGCTGTTCCGGTGACTCGGAGTACTGGTACCGCATCCTCGCCGCCGGCCTGACCTGCCGATACGAACCGACGGCGGTTGTCTGGCACCACCACCGACTGACCATCGATGGCCTGAAAAGCCAGATCTTCCATTATCTGCGGGGGCATACGGCGGCGCTGATGGTGCAGTACGAACGCACCGGCGACATCGGCAATCTGTACCGGGCGTTCTTCGCGATGCCCCGCTACTATCTTGGCGGGTATGTGAAACGGCTGCTCCGTGGCGTAACCCCCAACACGCGCTTTCTGGGTCAACAGGTGAGCGGGGCCATATCCGGGCTGGTGTTCTATGCTCGCACCCCGCGTTCCGCGCGTGGCGAAGGGCGTCCTCCTCAGGAAGTGATGTCCGGCGCGGCAAGGACCGCGCGCCGCGCTGCCTGA